The following proteins come from a genomic window of bacterium:
- a CDS encoding NYN domain-containing protein: protein MKTQRVLVLVDEANLTCTVRGFDRWVDWKRLRDYLACAEEGRQLLEMAVYVGMPPTHPDFNEVEDKKDRFVYWLETNGFLVVTREGVPAPANGNGARGPGYKANVDVLMAMDAVSLAAEMRPDVVVLVTGDADFAPLARHLRRKGIRVEAAGIEGSMSRALRSACNDFIDLAELLAEFPGVNGQEAPALGTAGGLFA from the coding sequence ATGAAGACGCAGCGCGTGTTGGTGCTGGTGGACGAGGCCAATCTGACCTGCACGGTGAGGGGCTTCGACCGCTGGGTGGACTGGAAGCGGTTGAGGGACTACCTGGCCTGCGCCGAGGAGGGCCGGCAGCTGTTGGAGATGGCCGTCTATGTGGGCATGCCGCCCACCCACCCCGACTTCAACGAGGTCGAGGACAAGAAGGACCGCTTCGTCTACTGGCTGGAGACCAACGGCTTCCTGGTGGTGACCCGGGAGGGCGTGCCGGCGCCGGCCAACGGCAACGGTGCGCGCGGACCGGGCTACAAGGCCAACGTGGATGTGCTGATGGCCATGGACGCCGTGTCCCTGGCGGCGGAGATGCGCCCCGACGTGGTGGTCCTCGTCACCGGCGACGCCGACTTCGCCCCCCTGGCGCGCCACCTGCGGCGCAAAGGCATCCGCGTGGAGGCGGCGGGCATCGAGGGCAGCATGTCCCGCGCCCTGCGCAGCGCCTGCAACGACTTCATCGACTTGGCGGAACTCCTCGCCGAGTTCCCGGGGGTCAATGGGCAGGAGGCGCCGGCGCTGGGCACCGCCGGCGGCCTCTTCGCCTGA
- a CDS encoding CHAT domain-containing protein, which yields MHVLEALALRRVEPSRQGPPPGGHPWLPAIRLLMDGRPQEARRRLESSAPRHALEAYWAARIQSTCRRHRAAEHLLQTGRDLLAAAAQPGEGDRRSTWLWLLKLEQARQQSFRYQHSEAMHGLEDLLAEEGLPTALRAQVLSLVADIRVNDPRGELASSTTAPTAEDALRLALRLGRRLAPGFRLEQVRKTCDLLQRNARWGDLARCLPGPAAEARLPLFHRAFFMRCRLQLAWDGDRPGLLPMPEEEALALALSNRPLHAPGLLHVAAIKRLAVRRGLRRLDWERRGLDRLMRRLHQVDGLGTDQLDWLDWLDRGLYEHARPLYQRHADLWLSPGLAPRRQAPEQRLHHALTEAEHPCNRHVLDLVAKPHLQEQLLAILLGSQPERELDQGTVHVQEPPRLPEYSVLAAGCPAFVRLIQGEREWHLIRTAPGGGALEHRTLAADWINDSSLSSRGRLGQLMFEGYPAGETIHVIADGQAEDIAWHALPHGDGLWGGRLLILECPNLNWLFRPLSSSVEPPSRRTGPPADFASVEAVTRFFRKPSQAGIWLLSGHGESHPQQPHRSMIKHNQADAGLDVGDLFAQAAGCRLVVLDCCHSGSVQDPCTENDLGPAMAALLGGARIVLAYRRRVGASGPLRKQLLETLFYRLSRGVAPSEAVRQTLDQMSSQGLGGTPLHQGESIRLLGALTPEPSTTAP from the coding sequence GTGCACGTTCTGGAAGCCCTGGCCTTGCGCCGGGTGGAACCCAGCCGGCAAGGCCCCCCCCCCGGCGGCCACCCGTGGTTGCCCGCCATCCGCCTGCTCATGGACGGCCGGCCGCAGGAGGCCCGCCGCCGCCTGGAATCGAGCGCACCCCGCCATGCCCTGGAAGCCTACTGGGCCGCCCGCATCCAATCCACCTGCCGCCGGCACCGGGCCGCCGAACACCTGCTCCAAACCGGGCGGGATCTTCTGGCGGCCGCCGCCCAGCCGGGCGAAGGCGACCGTCGGTCCACGTGGTTGTGGCTGTTGAAGCTGGAGCAGGCCCGCCAGCAATCTTTCCGCTATCAGCACAGCGAAGCGATGCATGGCTTGGAAGACCTGTTGGCGGAAGAGGGCTTGCCGACGGCCCTGCGCGCCCAGGTTCTCAGCCTGGTCGCCGACATCCGGGTCAACGATCCGCGTGGCGAACTGGCTTCCTCCACGACGGCGCCCACGGCCGAAGATGCGCTGCGCCTGGCCTTGCGTCTTGGGCGGCGCTTGGCGCCCGGCTTCCGTCTGGAACAGGTCCGCAAGACCTGCGACCTGCTGCAGAGGAATGCACGTTGGGGCGACCTGGCGCGCTGCTTGCCCGGCCCCGCCGCGGAGGCCCGCCTGCCTCTCTTCCACCGGGCTTTCTTCATGCGCTGCCGCCTGCAACTGGCGTGGGATGGAGATCGGCCCGGGTTGCTGCCCATGCCGGAGGAGGAGGCCCTCGCTCTTGCCTTGTCAAACCGACCCTTGCATGCCCCGGGATTGCTTCACGTGGCGGCTATCAAGCGCCTGGCCGTCAGACGGGGATTGCGCAGGCTCGATTGGGAGCGGCGCGGCTTGGACCGCCTGATGCGGAGGCTGCACCAGGTGGACGGCCTGGGCACGGATCAGCTGGACTGGCTGGATTGGCTGGATCGCGGTCTCTATGAACACGCCCGGCCCCTCTATCAGCGCCATGCCGACCTGTGGCTGTCACCCGGTCTGGCTCCACGCCGCCAAGCGCCCGAACAGCGCCTGCACCATGCCCTGACCGAGGCCGAGCACCCCTGCAACCGGCACGTGCTGGACCTGGTGGCCAAGCCCCACCTGCAGGAGCAGCTGCTGGCCATTCTGCTGGGGTCCCAGCCGGAGCGGGAGCTGGATCAGGGGACCGTCCATGTCCAGGAGCCGCCCCGCCTGCCGGAGTACTCCGTCCTCGCGGCGGGATGTCCGGCCTTCGTCCGCCTCATCCAGGGGGAGCGGGAGTGGCACCTGATCCGCACGGCGCCGGGCGGTGGCGCATTGGAGCATCGCACCCTGGCGGCGGACTGGATCAACGATTCATCCCTGTCTTCCCGCGGGCGACTGGGGCAACTCATGTTCGAAGGCTATCCCGCAGGTGAAACCATCCACGTCATCGCAGATGGCCAGGCCGAGGACATCGCCTGGCACGCCCTGCCCCACGGGGACGGGTTGTGGGGCGGGCGCCTCCTGATCCTGGAGTGCCCCAACCTGAACTGGCTCTTCCGCCCGCTTTCATCGAGCGTCGAGCCGCCGTCCCGGCGAACGGGTCCTCCCGCCGATTTCGCGTCAGTGGAAGCCGTCACACGGTTCTTCCGGAAACCCAGCCAGGCGGGTATCTGGCTGCTCTCCGGCCACGGGGAAAGCCATCCGCAGCAGCCCCATCGCTCCATGATCAAGCACAACCAAGCCGATGCGGGCCTGGATGTGGGCGACTTGTTCGCACAGGCCGCCGGTTGCCGCCTGGTCGTGTTGGATTGCTGCCACAGCGGTTCCGTCCAGGATCCTTGCACGGAGAACGACCTGGGTCCGGCCATGGCGGCGCTGCTGGGCGGCGCCCGCATCGTGCTGGCCTATCGCCGCCGCGTGGGCGCCAGTGGCCCGTTGCGAAAGCAGCTGCTTGAAACGCTTTTCTACCGGCTATCGCGGGGTGTCGCACCCAGCGAGGCCGTGCGGCAGACTCTTGACCAGATGTCGTCTCAGGGTCTTGGCGGTACGCCTCTGCACCAGGGCGAGAGCATCCGCCTCTTGGGGGCCCTGACTCCAGAGCCGAGCACGACCGCCCCCTGA